A single window of Archangium lipolyticum DNA harbors:
- a CDS encoding hybrid sensor histidine kinase/response regulator: protein MATQPEKAQSENALDTKLLLKTLQSVRKGDFRVRMPEDKTGTTGKLYDTLNEIIALNEAMAHEFERISQVVGREGRISQRITVNGASGGWLASVDAMNSLITDLAQPTTEVARVIGAVAKGDLAQTMALEVEGRPLKGEFLRTAQVVNSTVAQLSSFASEVTRVAREVGTEGKLGGQAVLRGVSGTWKELTDSVNLMASNLTDQVRDIAKVTTAVANGDLSKKITVDVRGEIAELKNTINTMVDNLNTFSGEVTRVAREVGTEGKLGGQAQVKGVSGTWKDLTDNVNSMASGLTAQVRDIAKVATAVANGDLGQKVTVDVKGEILELKNTINKMVDNLNTFSGEVTRVAREVGTEGKLGGQAQVKDVAGTWKDLTDNVNQMASNLTAQVRDIADVTTAVARGDLSKKVTVDVKGEILALKNTINTMVDQLSSFASEVTRVAREVGTEGKLGGQAQVQGVSGTWKDLTDSVNSMASGLTAQVRDIAKVATAVANGDLGQKISVDVKGEILELKNTINKMVDNLNTFSVEVTRVAREVGTEGKLGGQAQVKDVSGTWKDLTDNVNSMASNLTAQVRNIAEVTTAVARGDLSKKITVDVKGEILALKNTINTMVDQLSSFASEVTRVAKEVGTEGKLGGQAQVEGVAGTWKDLTDNVNQMASNLTAQVRDIAKVTTAVATGDLSKKISVDVKGEILELKNTINTMVDQLSSFASEVTRVAREVGTEGKLGGQAVVRGVAGTWKDLTDSVNSMASGLTAQVRDIAKVATAVANGDLGQKISVDVKGEILELKNTINTMVDNLNTFSGEVTRVAREVGTEGKLGGQAQVKGVSGTWKDLTDNVNSMASNLTAQVRNIAEVTTAVARGDLSKKITVDVKGEILELKNTINTMVDQLSSFASEVTRVAKEVGTEGKLGGQAQVKGVSGTWKDLTDNVNSMAGNLTAQVRDIAKVTAAVANGDLSKKVTVDVKGEILELKQTINTMVDQLSSFASEVTRVAREVGTEGKLGGQAQVQGVAGIWKDLTDNVNSMASNLTAQVRGIATVVTAVAAGDLKRKLALVAKGEIAALADTINGMIDTLATFADQVTTVAREVGIEGKLGGQARVPGAAGTWRDLTDNVNSMAGSLTTQVRSLAEVATAVAKGDLTRSISVEAQGEMAALKDNINQMIANLRDTTQKNTEQDWLKTNLARFTRLLQGQRELETVSKLILKELAPLVQAQHGVFYLMDGADKNQVLRLLSTYAYKERKSLANSFKLGEGLVGQCAVEKERILLTDVPDDYIRINSGLGESKPLNIVVLPVIFEGNVKAVIELASFYRFSETHLSFLDQLTESIGIVLNTIAAGMRTEELLKQSQSLADELRSQQQELTETNRRLEQQAKSLQASEERLKQQQEELQQTNEELEERSRLLQVQNMEVERKNREIEQAKVSLEDRAQQLALSSKYKSEFLANMSHELRTPLNSLLILSKLLAENSEGNLSGRQVEFAQTIHGAGSDLLSLINDILDLSKIESGTMSVDVDEVSLDSLKDFVERTFRQVAVDRKLGFKLDFAQGLPAHILTDGRRLQQVLKNLLANAFKFTEEGHVTLDVRPARGGWSVDHAVLNQGGSVLAFSVIDTGIGIAESKQRIIFEAFQQADGTTSRKYGGTGLGLSISREIAKLLGGEIKVISAPGKGSTFTLYVPQTYVPAPSQPRPQLSNGNGNGNGSNRAASEERLNALRAEVETAMQDAELAREEDVEDDRRSIQPGDRTLLIIEDDIVFARIILGLARERGFKGLVALRGDTGLAMARQFRPDAITLDIGLPVIDGWNLLDRLKHDSRTRHIPVHIISASEEERSRGLRLGALAVLQKPATREVLSEALGRVKGFIERPVKNLLVVEDDQRQRDSIVTLIGNGDVKTTPVGSGQEALAAMQEKYFDCVVLDLGLPDMTGLQLIESMKKQGHTPPIIVYTGKELSEEEETVLKRVTDAIIIKSVKSPEQLLDETALFLHRVEANLPENKRAMIKQVHQSDPVLAGKKVLVVDDDVRNIFALTSVLEKHKMQVIYAENGRKGIELIRATPDLNVVLMDVMMPEMDGYETMRAIRQVNELKNLPIIALTAKAMKGDREKCIDAGASDYITKPVETDQLLSLLRVWLFRTADRTRTNG, encoded by the coding sequence ATGGCCACGCAGCCCGAGAAGGCGCAATCCGAGAACGCGCTCGATACCAAGCTCCTCCTCAAGACGCTCCAGTCCGTCCGCAAGGGCGACTTCCGCGTCCGCATGCCCGAGGACAAGACGGGTACCACGGGGAAGCTCTACGACACGCTCAACGAGATCATCGCACTCAACGAGGCGATGGCGCACGAGTTCGAGCGCATCAGCCAGGTGGTGGGCCGCGAGGGCCGCATCTCCCAGCGCATCACGGTCAACGGCGCCTCCGGCGGCTGGCTGGCGAGCGTGGATGCGATGAACTCGCTCATCACCGACCTGGCGCAGCCCACCACCGAGGTGGCGCGCGTCATCGGCGCGGTGGCCAAGGGTGACCTGGCCCAGACCATGGCGCTCGAGGTCGAGGGCCGCCCGCTCAAGGGCGAGTTCCTCCGCACCGCCCAGGTGGTCAACAGCACCGTGGCCCAGCTCTCCTCGTTCGCCAGCGAGGTGACCCGCGTGGCCCGCGAGGTGGGTACGGAAGGAAAGCTGGGCGGCCAGGCCGTCCTGCGCGGCGTGTCCGGCACCTGGAAGGAGCTCACCGACAGCGTGAACCTGATGGCGAGCAACCTGACCGACCAGGTGCGCGACATCGCCAAGGTGACCACGGCGGTGGCCAACGGCGACCTGTCCAAGAAGATCACCGTGGACGTGCGCGGTGAGATCGCCGAGCTGAAGAACACCATCAACACGATGGTGGACAACCTGAACACCTTCTCCGGCGAAGTGACCCGCGTGGCCCGCGAAGTGGGCACCGAGGGCAAGCTGGGTGGTCAGGCCCAGGTGAAGGGCGTGTCCGGTACGTGGAAGGATCTCACCGACAACGTGAACAGCATGGCCAGCGGCCTCACCGCCCAGGTGCGTGACATCGCCAAGGTGGCGACCGCGGTGGCCAACGGTGACCTGGGCCAGAAGGTCACCGTGGACGTGAAGGGGGAAATCCTCGAGCTCAAGAACACCATCAACAAGATGGTGGACAACCTCAACACCTTCTCGGGCGAGGTGACCCGTGTTGCCCGCGAAGTGGGTACGGAGGGCAAGCTCGGCGGTCAGGCCCAGGTGAAGGATGTGGCCGGCACCTGGAAGGACCTCACGGACAACGTGAACCAGATGGCCAGCAACCTCACCGCCCAGGTGCGTGACATCGCGGACGTCACCACGGCGGTGGCCCGCGGCGACCTGAGCAAGAAGGTCACCGTGGACGTCAAGGGTGAGATCCTCGCCCTGAAGAACACCATCAACACGATGGTGGACCAGCTGTCCTCGTTCGCCTCGGAAGTGACCCGCGTGGCCCGCGAGGTGGGCACCGAAGGAAAGCTGGGCGGTCAGGCGCAGGTGCAGGGCGTCAGCGGCACCTGGAAGGACCTGACGGACAGCGTGAACAGCATGGCCAGCGGCCTCACCGCCCAGGTGCGCGACATCGCGAAGGTCGCCACCGCCGTCGCCAACGGCGACCTCGGCCAGAAGATCTCCGTGGACGTGAAGGGCGAGATCCTCGAGCTGAAGAACACCATCAACAAGATGGTGGACAACCTCAACACCTTCTCCGTCGAGGTGACGCGCGTCGCCCGCGAGGTGGGTACCGAGGGCAAGCTGGGTGGCCAGGCGCAGGTGAAGGACGTGTCCGGCACCTGGAAGGACCTCACCGACAACGTGAACTCGATGGCGAGCAACCTGACCGCTCAGGTGCGCAACATCGCCGAGGTCACCACCGCCGTTGCTCGCGGTGACCTGTCCAAGAAGATCACCGTGGACGTGAAGGGCGAGATCCTCGCCCTGAAGAACACCATCAACACGATGGTGGATCAGCTCTCCTCGTTCGCTTCCGAAGTGACCCGCGTCGCCAAGGAAGTGGGTACGGAAGGAAAGCTGGGCGGCCAGGCGCAGGTGGAAGGCGTCGCCGGTACGTGGAAGGACCTCACCGACAACGTGAACCAGATGGCCAGCAACCTGACCGCTCAGGTGCGCGACATCGCCAAGGTGACGACCGCGGTGGCCACGGGTGACCTGTCCAAGAAGATCTCCGTGGACGTGAAGGGAGAAATCCTGGAGCTCAAGAACACCATCAACACGATGGTGGATCAGCTCTCGTCCTTCGCTTCCGAGGTGACCCGCGTCGCTCGCGAGGTGGGCACCGAGGGCAAGCTGGGTGGACAGGCCGTCGTGCGCGGGGTCGCCGGTACGTGGAAGGACCTCACCGACAGCGTGAACAGCATGGCCAGCGGCCTCACCGCCCAGGTGCGTGACATCGCCAAGGTCGCCACCGCGGTCGCCAATGGTGACCTGGGCCAGAAGATCTCCGTGGATGTGAAGGGGGAGATCCTCGAGCTGAAGAACACCATCAACACGATGGTGGACAACCTGAACACCTTCTCCGGTGAGGTGACCCGCGTCGCCCGCGAAGTGGGTACGGAAGGAAAGCTCGGCGGTCAGGCCCAGGTGAAGGGCGTGTCGGGGACGTGGAAGGACCTCACCGACAACGTGAACTCGATGGCGAGCAACCTCACCGCCCAGGTGCGCAACATCGCCGAGGTGACGACGGCGGTGGCCCGTGGAGATCTCTCCAAGAAGATCACCGTGGACGTGAAGGGAGAGATCCTCGAGCTCAAGAACACCATCAACACGATGGTGGACCAGCTCTCCTCGTTCGCCTCGGAAGTGACCCGCGTCGCCAAGGAAGTGGGTACGGAAGGAAAGCTCGGCGGTCAGGCCCAGGTGAAGGGCGTCAGCGGCACCTGGAAGGACCTCACCGACAACGTGAACAGCATGGCCGGCAACCTCACCGCCCAGGTGCGAGACATCGCCAAGGTGACGGCCGCCGTGGCCAACGGAGACCTGTCCAAGAAGGTCACCGTGGACGTGAAGGGCGAAATCCTCGAGCTGAAGCAGACCATCAACACGATGGTGGATCAGCTCTCGTCCTTCGCCTCGGAAGTGACTCGCGTGGCGCGCGAGGTGGGTACGGAAGGAAAGCTGGGCGGCCAGGCGCAGGTGCAGGGCGTCGCCGGTATCTGGAAGGACCTCACGGACAACGTGAACAGCATGGCGAGCAACCTCACCGCCCAGGTGCGAGGCATCGCCACGGTGGTGACCGCGGTCGCCGCCGGTGACCTGAAGCGCAAGCTGGCCCTCGTCGCCAAGGGTGAGATCGCCGCCCTGGCCGACACCATCAACGGGATGATCGACACGCTGGCCACCTTCGCCGACCAGGTGACCACGGTGGCCCGCGAGGTGGGTATCGAAGGAAAGCTGGGTGGCCAGGCCCGTGTGCCCGGCGCGGCCGGCACGTGGCGCGACCTGACCGACAACGTGAACTCCATGGCCGGTTCGCTCACCACCCAGGTGCGCTCGCTCGCCGAGGTCGCCACCGCGGTGGCCAAGGGAGACCTGACCCGGAGCATCTCGGTCGAGGCCCAGGGCGAGATGGCCGCCCTGAAGGACAACATCAACCAGATGATCGCCAACCTGCGTGACACCACGCAGAAGAACACCGAGCAGGACTGGCTGAAGACCAACCTCGCGCGCTTCACCCGCCTGCTGCAGGGTCAGCGCGAGCTGGAGACGGTCTCCAAGCTCATCCTCAAGGAGCTGGCGCCCCTGGTCCAGGCGCAGCACGGCGTGTTCTACCTGATGGACGGCGCCGACAAGAACCAGGTGCTGCGGCTGCTGTCCACCTACGCCTACAAGGAGCGCAAGAGCCTCGCCAACTCCTTCAAGCTGGGCGAGGGCCTCGTGGGCCAGTGCGCCGTGGAGAAGGAGCGCATCCTCCTCACGGACGTGCCGGACGACTACATCCGCATCAACAGCGGACTGGGTGAGTCCAAGCCGCTCAACATCGTCGTGCTGCCCGTCATCTTCGAGGGCAACGTGAAGGCCGTCATCGAGCTGGCCAGCTTCTACCGGTTCAGCGAGACGCACCTGTCCTTCCTCGACCAGCTCACCGAGTCCATCGGCATCGTGCTCAACACGATCGCCGCCGGCATGCGGACGGAGGAGCTGCTCAAGCAGTCGCAGAGCCTCGCCGACGAGCTGCGCAGCCAGCAGCAGGAGCTCACCGAGACCAACCGCCGCCTGGAGCAGCAGGCCAAGAGCCTCCAGGCCTCCGAGGAGCGCCTCAAGCAGCAGCAGGAAGAGCTGCAGCAGACCAACGAGGAGCTCGAGGAGCGCAGCCGCCTCCTCCAGGTGCAGAACATGGAGGTCGAGCGGAAGAACCGCGAGATCGAACAGGCCAAGGTGTCGCTGGAGGATCGCGCCCAGCAGCTCGCCCTGTCCTCCAAGTACAAGAGCGAGTTCCTGGCCAACATGAGCCACGAGCTGCGCACGCCGCTCAACAGCCTGCTCATCCTCTCCAAGCTGCTGGCGGAGAACTCCGAGGGCAACCTCAGCGGCCGCCAGGTGGAGTTCGCCCAGACGATCCACGGCGCGGGAAGCGATCTGCTCTCCCTCATCAACGACATCCTGGACCTGTCGAAGATCGAGTCCGGGACGATGAGCGTGGACGTGGACGAGGTGTCGCTCGACAGCCTGAAGGACTTCGTGGAGCGCACCTTCCGCCAGGTGGCGGTGGACCGGAAGCTGGGCTTCAAGCTGGACTTCGCCCAGGGCCTGCCCGCGCACATCCTCACGGACGGACGCCGGCTGCAGCAGGTGCTCAAGAACCTGCTGGCCAACGCCTTCAAGTTCACCGAGGAAGGCCACGTCACCCTCGACGTGCGTCCGGCCCGCGGCGGCTGGAGCGTGGATCACGCCGTGCTCAACCAGGGTGGCTCGGTGCTCGCCTTCTCCGTCATCGACACGGGCATTGGCATCGCGGAGAGCAAGCAGCGCATCATCTTCGAGGCCTTCCAGCAGGCGGATGGCACCACCAGCCGCAAGTACGGCGGCACTGGCCTGGGTCTGTCCATCAGCCGGGAGATCGCCAAGCTGCTGGGTGGTGAAATCAAGGTCATCAGCGCGCCGGGCAAGGGCAGCACCTTCACCCTCTACGTGCCGCAGACGTACGTCCCCGCCCCCAGCCAGCCGCGCCCGCAGCTGTCCAATGGCAACGGCAATGGCAACGGCTCCAACCGGGCGGCGTCCGAGGAGCGGCTCAACGCCCTGCGCGCGGAGGTGGAGACCGCCATGCAGGACGCGGAGCTCGCACGGGAGGAGGATGTCGAGGACGACCGGCGCAGCATCCAGCCGGGAGACCGGACGCTGCTCATCATCGAGGATGACATCGTCTTCGCCCGCATCATCCTCGGCCTGGCGCGGGAGCGCGGCTTCAAGGGCCTGGTCGCGCTGCGTGGCGACACGGGTCTGGCCATGGCGCGGCAGTTCCGGCCGGATGCCATCACCCTGGACATCGGGCTGCCCGTCATCGACGGGTGGAACCTGCTGGACCGCCTCAAGCACGACAGCCGCACCCGCCACATCCCGGTGCACATCATCTCCGCCAGCGAGGAGGAGCGCAGCCGCGGCCTGAGGTTGGGCGCCCTGGCGGTGCTGCAGAAGCCGGCCACCCGCGAGGTCCTCAGCGAGGCCCTGGGCCGGGTGAAGGGCTTCATCGAGCGGCCGGTGAAGAACCTGCTGGTGGTGGAGGACGATCAGCGCCAGCGCGACAGCATCGTCACCCTCATCGGCAACGGCGACGTGAAGACGACACCGGTGGGCAGCGGGCAGGAGGCCCTGGCCGCCATGCAGGAGAAGTACTTCGACTGCGTGGTGCTGGATCTGGGTCTGCCGGACATGACGGGCCTGCAGCTCATCGAGTCGATGAAGAAGCAGGGCCACACCCCGCCCATCATCGTCTACACGGGCAAGGAGCTCTCCGAGGAGGAGGAGACCGTCCTCAAGCGCGTCACCGACGCCATCATCATCAAGAGCGTCAAGTCGCCCGAGCAGCTCCTGGACGAGACGGCCCTCTTCCTGCACCGCGTGGAGGCCAACCTGCCCGAGAACAAGCGGGCGATGATCAAGCAGGTGCACCAGAGCGATCCGGTGCTCGCCGGCAAGAAGGTGCTGGTGGTGGACGACGATGTGCGCAACATCTTCGCCCTCACCAGCGTGCTGGAGAAGCACAAGATGCAGGTCATCTACGCGGAGAACGGCCGCAAGGGCATCGAACTCATCCGCGCCACGCCGGACCTCAACGTGGTGCTCATGGACGTGATGATGCCGGAGATGGACGGCTACGAGACCATGCGCGCCATCCGCCAGGTCAACGAGCTGAAGAACCTCCCCATCATCGCGCT
- a CDS encoding response regulator, protein MSSPTALPRVDVLTVDDTPANLRSLEVLMADLGANVVTASSGDEALRLLLDRDFALILLDVQMPGMDGYETASLIRMRERTRHIPIIFITANTRSEVNVTRGYELGAVDYLFKPIVPEVLRTKVGVFLDLHRKKEEVRRQAELLRQAENREHERQLAEARSQYERSLLEQEVERERKVSEAREQRAQELARLVQEKEQAQSALHESNARLRLLADTASRLLKGTDGRALLDGVHGQLTAHMGLEVCLGYLVQEGPGALSLATHAGIPSAMLPRMEYLEPGQGVAGRVVAENKRWVLDGGAAANGPVPDAAPELGLAAIACYPLISQGRVLGTLAFGTRSMRVFSPDELSLMQGVCDQVAVALERERLIGALRDADRRKDEFLAMLAHELRNPLAPVRHALEVFRMRMWQDDIIQRAISSADRQVAHMTRLVDDLLDVSRITRGKVELKPLPVSLTDLVEGAVQACEPIITQRHHELSVSLPPEQVMLNVDPTRMTQVVANLLHNAAKYTPSGGQIHLRAERQGEELMLSVRDNGIGLKPEMLHRVFELFVQVDPGSDRAQGGLGLGLTLVRSLVEMHGGSVSARSEGPSKGSEFTVRLPLPPEVPAALSLPNMVKAAASLNKLQPLHILLVEDNPDIRETLKDLLELHGHRVEEASDGRSAVDMVLSQHPQVALVDIGLPELDGYKVAELVRASAGGSTTRLVALTGYGHPEDRKRALEAGFDAHLVKPVSSDDLSQVLKKLCTAA, encoded by the coding sequence ATGTCTTCCCCTACAGCGCTCCCGCGCGTCGACGTGCTCACCGTTGATGACACCCCAGCCAACCTCCGCTCCCTGGAGGTGCTGATGGCGGACCTGGGTGCCAACGTCGTCACCGCCTCGTCCGGAGACGAGGCCCTGCGCCTGCTGTTGGATCGCGACTTCGCCCTCATCCTCCTGGATGTGCAGATGCCGGGGATGGATGGATATGAGACCGCCAGTCTCATCCGCATGCGTGAGCGCACGCGGCACATCCCCATCATCTTCATCACCGCCAACACCCGCAGCGAGGTGAACGTCACGCGCGGCTACGAGCTGGGCGCGGTGGACTACCTCTTCAAGCCCATCGTCCCGGAGGTGCTGCGGACGAAGGTGGGTGTGTTCCTGGACCTGCACCGCAAGAAGGAGGAGGTGCGGCGGCAGGCGGAGCTGCTGCGGCAGGCGGAGAACCGCGAGCATGAGCGGCAACTGGCCGAGGCCCGCTCGCAGTACGAGCGCTCCCTGCTGGAGCAGGAAGTGGAGCGCGAGCGCAAGGTGTCCGAGGCCCGCGAGCAGCGTGCCCAGGAGCTGGCGCGGCTGGTCCAGGAGAAGGAACAGGCCCAGTCGGCACTGCACGAGAGCAACGCGCGGCTGCGGCTGCTGGCGGACACCGCCAGCCGCCTGCTGAAGGGCACCGACGGGCGCGCCCTGCTCGATGGCGTCCACGGCCAGCTCACGGCCCACATGGGGCTCGAGGTGTGCCTGGGCTACCTCGTCCAGGAGGGCCCTGGCGCGCTTTCGCTCGCGACGCACGCGGGCATTCCGTCGGCCATGCTCCCGCGGATGGAGTACCTGGAGCCCGGACAGGGCGTCGCGGGCCGGGTGGTCGCGGAGAACAAGCGCTGGGTGCTCGACGGTGGCGCCGCCGCCAATGGACCCGTGCCGGACGCCGCGCCGGAGCTGGGGCTGGCCGCGATCGCGTGCTACCCGCTGATCAGCCAGGGACGCGTGCTGGGCACGCTGGCCTTCGGCACGCGCTCCATGCGCGTCTTCTCCCCGGACGAGCTGTCCCTCATGCAGGGCGTGTGCGATCAGGTGGCCGTGGCGCTCGAGCGCGAGCGGCTCATCGGCGCGCTGCGCGACGCGGACCGCCGCAAGGACGAGTTCCTCGCCATGCTGGCCCACGAGCTGCGCAACCCCCTGGCCCCCGTGCGCCACGCGCTCGAGGTCTTCCGGATGCGCATGTGGCAGGACGACATCATCCAGCGGGCCATCTCCAGCGCGGATCGCCAGGTGGCGCACATGACGCGGCTGGTGGATGACCTGCTGGACGTCAGCCGCATCACCCGCGGGAAGGTGGAGCTCAAGCCCCTCCCCGTGTCGCTGACGGATCTGGTGGAGGGCGCGGTCCAGGCCTGCGAGCCCATCATCACCCAGCGCCATCACGAGCTGAGCGTCTCCCTGCCACCCGAGCAGGTGATGCTGAACGTGGACCCCACCCGCATGACGCAGGTGGTGGCCAACCTGCTGCACAACGCGGCCAAGTACACCCCCTCTGGCGGGCAGATCCACCTGCGCGCCGAGCGCCAGGGCGAAGAGCTGATGCTGAGCGTGCGCGACAACGGCATCGGCCTGAAGCCGGAGATGCTCCACCGCGTCTTCGAGCTCTTCGTCCAGGTGGATCCGGGCAGCGACCGGGCCCAGGGCGGACTCGGCCTGGGTCTCACCCTGGTGCGCAGCCTGGTGGAGATGCACGGCGGCAGCGTGAGCGCCCGCAGCGAGGGGCCTTCCAAGGGCAGCGAGTTCACCGTCCGCCTCCCCCTGCCTCCCGAGGTCCCCGCCGCGCTCTCCCTGCCGAACATGGTGAAGGCGGCCGCCTCCCTCAACAAGCTGCAGCCGCTCCACATCCTCCTGGTGGAGGACAACCCGGACATCCGCGAGACGCTGAAGGATCTGCTGGAGCTCCACGGGCACCGCGTGGAGGAGGCCAGCGACGGGCGCTCGGCGGTGGACATGGTCCTCTCCCAGCACCCCCAGGTGGCCCTGGTGGACATCGGGCTGCCGGAGCTGGACGGCTACAAGGTGGCGGAGCTCGTCCGCGCCTCGGCCGGCGGCTCCACCACCCGGCTCGTGGCCCTCACCGGCTACGGCCACCCCGAGGACCGCAAACGCGCGCTCGAGGCCGGCTTCGACGCCCACCTCGTCAAGCCCGTGTCCTCGGATGATCTGTCACAAGTCTTGAAGAAGCTCTGTACAGCGGCCTGA
- a CDS encoding helix-turn-helix domain-containing protein encodes MMDETPQPQLGAVLRRARMHLDLTQEQVARAVGFAPEVYGRVERGDMLPSVPKLWQLCVTLRLSADVLLSLKPRDITPLEKPATDEPGESPEVRRLTVLVRELPPDRFRLFRILLRAITHPDED; translated from the coding sequence ATGATGGACGAGACGCCGCAACCCCAGCTCGGTGCAGTGCTACGCAGGGCCCGCATGCACCTGGACCTCACCCAGGAGCAGGTGGCCCGGGCGGTGGGTTTCGCCCCGGAGGTCTACGGGCGCGTCGAGCGTGGAGACATGTTGCCCAGCGTCCCCAAGCTCTGGCAGCTGTGCGTCACCCTGCGTCTGTCTGCCGATGTACTCCTCTCCTTGAAACCCCGGGACATCACCCCTCTGGAGAAGCCCGCCACGGACGAGCCCGGCGAGTCGCCCGAGGTCCGGCGCCTCACCGTGCTCGTGCGCGAGCTGCCCCCCGACAGGTTCCGATTGTTCCGCATCCTCCTCCGGGCCATCACCCACCCCGACGAGGATTGA
- a CDS encoding DUF2267 domain-containing protein codes for MADEPEGFGEQGQDLRARRREARRARTYSLFLEGLREKSGLPSELAEKALFSVLCTLEQWLLQCEAGDPRSRLPVKLQEALQGCDPQRERPLRNSSVDALLQRVAGELGGDTAQAECITRAVFSTVRAHLSEGEAAQVGDELPADLRALWARAI; via the coding sequence ATGGCGGACGAGCCCGAAGGCTTCGGAGAACAGGGACAGGACTTGCGCGCCCGGCGGCGCGAGGCGAGGCGTGCGCGGACGTATTCGCTCTTCCTCGAGGGACTGCGCGAGAAGAGCGGCCTGCCGAGCGAGCTCGCGGAGAAGGCGCTCTTCTCGGTGCTGTGCACGCTGGAGCAGTGGCTCCTCCAATGCGAGGCGGGCGATCCCCGGTCACGGCTCCCGGTGAAGCTCCAGGAGGCGCTCCAGGGCTGCGATCCACAGCGGGAGCGGCCCCTGCGGAATTCCAGTGTGGACGCGCTGCTCCAGCGGGTGGCCGGGGAGCTCGGCGGCGACACGGCCCAGGCCGAGTGCATCACCCGGGCGGTCTTCTCCACGGTGCGCGCCCACCTCAGCGAGGGCGAGGCCGCGCAGGTCGGCGACGAGCTGCCCGCGGACCTGCGCGCGCTCTGGGCCCGCGCCATCTGA
- a CDS encoding DUF423 domain-containing protein codes for MRLWLILGAASAFISVAAGAFGAHALKARLSPDLLTIFETGARYQMYHSLGLIAMGLLMQLRPNPLLNAAGWAMLAGIVLFSGSLYALALSGVRVLGAITPFGGVGFLVGWVLFALAAWRQTG; via the coding sequence ATGCGGCTGTGGCTCATTCTTGGCGCGGCAAGCGCGTTCATATCCGTGGCGGCGGGAGCATTCGGCGCGCACGCGCTGAAGGCAAGGCTCTCCCCGGACCTGTTGACCATCTTCGAAACCGGCGCGCGCTACCAGATGTACCACTCGCTCGGGCTGATCGCGATGGGGCTGCTGATGCAGCTGCGTCCCAATCCCCTGCTGAACGCGGCGGGCTGGGCGATGCTCGCCGGCATCGTCCTCTTCTCGGGCAGCCTGTACGCGCTGGCGCTCTCCGGGGTGCGCGTCCTGGGCGCCATCACGCCGTTTGGCGGGGTCGGCTTCCTCGTGGGCTGGGTGTTGTTCGCCCTCGCCGCCTGGCGCCAGACGGGCTGA
- a CDS encoding SET domain-containing protein, with product MPTLSPQPFVLRPSSIQGQGAFATRPIRKGARIIEYVGQRISQAEADERYDDTSMSRHHTFLFNVDEDTVIDAAYEGNDARFINHSCDPNCQAFLEGDRIYIYALRAISEGEELCYDYAYDRTEDMGEEEEQLYVCRCGAANCRGTILAPSEEQKPEPRKKAPVKASKKKSSGSARQPPAATRKGKSSSRSGRSGPGKKSRSGTRAARG from the coding sequence ATGCCCACCCTCTCGCCCCAGCCCTTCGTGCTCAGGCCCTCGTCCATCCAGGGCCAGGGCGCCTTCGCCACGCGGCCCATCCGCAAGGGCGCGCGCATCATCGAGTACGTCGGCCAGCGCATCTCCCAGGCCGAGGCGGACGAGCGCTACGACGACACCTCCATGTCCCGCCACCACACCTTCCTCTTCAACGTGGACGAGGACACCGTCATCGACGCCGCCTACGAGGGCAACGACGCGCGCTTCATCAACCACTCGTGCGACCCCAACTGCCAGGCCTTCCTCGAGGGAGATCGCATCTACATCTACGCCCTTCGCGCCATCTCCGAGGGCGAGGAGCTCTGCTACGACTACGCCTATGACCGCACCGAGGACATGGGCGAGGAGGAGGAGCAGCTCTATGTCTGCCGCTGCGGCGCGGCCAACTGCCGTGGCACCATCCTCGCCCCCAGCGAGGAGCAGAAGCCGGAGCCCCGGAAGAAGGCCCCGGTGAAGGCCTCGAAGAAGAAGTCGTCCGGCTCCGCTCGTCAGCCTCCGGCGGCTACCCGGAAGGGGAAGTCCTCCTCCAGGTCCGGCCGCTCCGGGCCAGGGAAGAAGTCCCGCTCGGGGACTCGCGCCGCCCGCGGTTGA